One window of the Lysobacter sp. S4-A87 genome contains the following:
- a CDS encoding polyketide synthase gives MSTQAGTAGTMAASQVRTGGLPDAFDSSLLDVLPQSAASLAGQQQGTLAFSVEATLAQALREAQAADAADSAATACRLATALALVESRLGGADEVTVRIVGADGARQARVRVDGALSSLRASIGQAESVDGQAAPVLWASVSGGQTDEGAASSWCLRLGSQATLEVVFRAPLSVAATTLLAGCVLRVLQATVASPELSSDAIEVVDPVERERQLREWSTAPAARTQDGTVHARFAQACAQTPDAIAVVDSRSSLTYAELDRRAGSLATRLRNAGVTTGQVVGMAVPRSVDSIVTLLGVLKCGAAYLPLEPSLPAERVAFMLGDAQVHAVVVADGTTLLLPDTVVKVPVHGDEPVWSGECGTDADSLAYLLFTSGSTGTPKGVEVRHRSLLRRAHGVDYMALDAQTRMLHAAPLGFDISGLEIWGALLNGGVVVVNEENVPSIGGLARTIAQHAPNGGVMSVALFNAVVDESPELFVNFRDLLIGGEALSADHVRRMQPLAPALRIGNGYGPTECTILCTQYPIPALTPEVSSIPIGRPVQDTSVYVLNPRRQLVPVGVIGELCVGGAGVARGYLNRPELNAGRFVPDPFGAPGEVLYRTGDHVRYRADGLLEFVGRTDAQVKIRGYRIELTEIEAVLARHPSVASCVVEARADFPGEKRLVAYYVAATTGNGATPQQLRAHLSASLPHFMVPTRYVCLDELPLTANAKVDRRALPAPDRRRPELTCDYAPPATPLETRICEAFGALLDIEGVGRNDNFFELGGSSLLAVRLAEQIRNEGWQDAASAARIRVAATTIFQHPTVAALAAAIDGSGGAVRQRVAKSRVLDNREPIAVIAMAGRFPGADDVEGFWDNLLQGRDTISKFRIDELDPAVSAAERSDPAYVAARGVIDGVEMFDAAFFGIGPREAELMDPQQRIFLELCWECLERGGHAPDATTVPVGVFAGMNNATYFQRHASAHPELINRVGALQVMLGNEKDYIATRVAHKLNLNGPAISLNTACSTSLVAICQAVDSLQSGLCDMALAGGIAVTCPPRSGYLYQEGSMLSPDGHTRTFDANARGTVFGDGAAVVLLKRLSDAVADGNHVFAVIRGAALNNDGSNRASFTAPSSEGQAAVIAMAHDRAGIDPRSISYVEAHGTATPLGDPIEIEGLTRAFRRGTADTGFCRIGSLKSNVGHLVTAAGAAGVIKTALALDEKRIPASIHFDSANPTIDFAASPFVVNAQLSPWHSDGGPRRAGVSSFGLGGTNAHVVMEEAPEQAPSTPAQDPQLLVLSARTPAALGAAVTRLADHLQANPHENLADVAWTLAVGRKAFSHRIAVVADDNAGAIAALRDPDAQAEAARSRPARAGEVVFMFPGQGATYPGMGRSLYEREEAFRDALDECAMIARDVLGFDLREAMFDEDAQRLLPTSVMQPATFAIEYSLARTWMSRGVMPSAMIGHSVGEFVAATLAGVFTLSDALRLVARRGALMQAQPQGAMLSVRLPADSLRSRLPEGISLAAENSPLASVVAGPGEAVARFQAELEAEGVACRALRTSHAFHSAMMEAVVAPFREAVAAVSMNAPSLPVVSTVTGAWLDAATATSPDYWARHLREPVSFSPALQTLLDVPTRVLLEVGPRTTLNALARQQPAVQKQRMATVSTLSDSPENELRDLRAASGRLWSQGVAIDPASFDRRERRLRLRLPTYPFERQRYWVEAVTHATSNVIPHPAIATTPKLEPVMPQSALPAAAPSAQPEAGSARRDRLIGQLRGLFENVAGFDMADADTDTNFIELGLDSLMLTQVALQLQKTFPVSIGFRQLMGECSSLQRLVSAIDAQLPPDAVAAPVAPPPASVQAPAAAATATAPMAMAMPTLDGGNDFTRQVIAQQMQLMSQQLALLSGGAVAAPVAVSAPVQQPVAPAPVVATPAASSPAAASDAGDEDVAAPQIKYDIKKAFGAIARIDNNAQFELNPQQRRKLDAFMSRYIARTRKSKDYTQEHRGHLADPRVVNGFRPLVKEIVYQIVVERSKGSHVQDLDGNDYVDALNGFGMSLFGWQPEFVLDAVRKQLDLGYEIGPQHPVAGEVAQLICEVTGHERAALCNTGSEAVLGALRVARTVTARSTVVLFTGSYHGIVDEVIVRGTKSLRAVPAAPGILRNTSENVLVLDYGTPESLEIIRSRASEIAAILIEPVQSRRLDFRPVEFLKDLRQITSDNGALLIFDEVVTGFRANPGGVQSIFGIKADLATYGKVIGGGFPIGVIAGKREYMDALDGGHWQYGDDSVPTVGVTYFAGTFVRHPLALVAAKAVLEHFKREGGALQQGLNARTEAMVADINAFCAEAGAPVSVKQFASVWKTHFHENHPLQDLLFALMRSRGIHILDNFPCFLTTAHSDEDIAKIATAYKESVVEMQDMEFLPRNSATPRTVMDASKPVVPGARIGREPDGTPAWFVPNPEQPGKYMKVSA, from the coding sequence GCGAAGCGCAGGCCGCCGATGCGGCGGATTCGGCGGCTACGGCGTGCCGGCTCGCGACGGCGCTGGCGCTGGTCGAGTCGCGCCTGGGCGGTGCCGATGAAGTGACGGTGCGCATCGTCGGCGCCGATGGCGCACGCCAGGCGCGCGTCCGGGTTGACGGCGCGCTGTCGTCGCTGCGCGCAAGCATCGGCCAGGCGGAATCCGTCGACGGCCAGGCCGCTCCGGTGCTGTGGGCCAGTGTCTCCGGAGGGCAGACGGATGAGGGCGCTGCGTCTTCGTGGTGCCTGCGGCTGGGTTCGCAAGCCACCCTGGAAGTCGTGTTCCGGGCTCCGCTCTCGGTTGCCGCGACCACGCTGCTGGCCGGCTGCGTGCTGCGCGTTCTGCAGGCCACCGTGGCTTCCCCGGAGCTGTCCAGCGATGCCATCGAAGTGGTCGATCCCGTCGAGCGCGAACGGCAGCTGCGCGAGTGGAGCACCGCTCCGGCCGCGCGCACCCAGGACGGCACCGTCCATGCCCGCTTCGCCCAAGCCTGCGCGCAGACGCCGGATGCCATCGCGGTCGTCGACTCGCGTTCGTCGTTGACCTACGCCGAACTCGATCGCCGCGCCGGCTCGCTGGCCACCCGGCTGCGCAACGCCGGCGTCACGACAGGGCAGGTCGTGGGCATGGCCGTGCCGCGCTCGGTGGATTCCATCGTCACCCTTCTCGGCGTGCTCAAGTGCGGTGCTGCCTACCTTCCGCTGGAACCGTCGCTGCCGGCCGAGCGCGTGGCATTCATGCTCGGCGATGCCCAGGTCCATGCCGTGGTCGTTGCCGACGGCACCACGCTGCTGCTGCCTGACACGGTGGTCAAGGTGCCCGTCCATGGCGACGAGCCGGTGTGGAGCGGCGAGTGCGGGACCGACGCGGATTCGCTCGCGTACCTGTTGTTCACTTCCGGCTCCACCGGCACGCCCAAGGGCGTCGAAGTTCGCCACCGTTCGCTGCTGCGGCGCGCGCACGGTGTCGACTACATGGCGCTGGATGCGCAGACGCGGATGCTGCATGCGGCACCGCTGGGTTTCGATATCTCCGGCCTGGAGATCTGGGGCGCGCTGCTCAACGGAGGCGTCGTTGTCGTCAACGAGGAGAACGTGCCGAGCATCGGTGGCCTGGCCCGCACGATCGCGCAGCACGCGCCCAATGGCGGCGTGATGTCGGTAGCGCTGTTCAATGCCGTCGTCGACGAGTCGCCGGAACTGTTCGTGAACTTCCGCGACCTGCTCATCGGCGGGGAAGCCCTTTCCGCCGACCACGTGCGGCGCATGCAGCCGTTGGCTCCGGCACTGCGTATCGGCAACGGCTATGGGCCGACCGAGTGCACGATCCTGTGCACGCAGTATCCGATCCCGGCGTTGACGCCTGAGGTGTCGTCCATTCCGATCGGCCGTCCGGTCCAGGACACCAGCGTCTACGTGCTCAACCCGCGCCGGCAGCTGGTACCCGTCGGCGTGATCGGCGAGCTGTGCGTCGGCGGTGCCGGCGTGGCCCGGGGTTACCTCAACCGACCCGAACTCAACGCCGGGCGTTTCGTGCCCGATCCGTTCGGCGCGCCGGGCGAGGTGCTTTATCGCACGGGCGATCACGTCCGCTATCGCGCCGATGGACTGCTCGAGTTCGTCGGCCGCACCGATGCGCAGGTGAAGATCCGTGGTTACCGGATCGAGCTGACTGAGATCGAGGCCGTGCTGGCACGGCACCCGTCGGTGGCCTCGTGCGTGGTCGAGGCGCGTGCCGATTTCCCGGGCGAGAAGCGCCTGGTGGCCTATTACGTCGCTGCAACGACCGGCAACGGCGCAACCCCACAGCAGTTGCGCGCACACCTGTCGGCGAGCCTGCCGCACTTCATGGTGCCGACCCGTTACGTCTGCCTCGACGAACTGCCGCTGACCGCCAACGCCAAGGTCGACCGGCGCGCGCTGCCGGCGCCGGACCGTCGCCGTCCCGAACTGACCTGCGACTACGCGCCGCCGGCGACGCCGCTGGAGACGCGCATCTGCGAGGCGTTCGGTGCGCTGCTCGATATCGAGGGCGTCGGCCGCAACGACAACTTCTTCGAACTCGGCGGCAGCTCACTGCTGGCCGTACGCCTGGCCGAGCAGATCCGCAACGAGGGCTGGCAGGACGCCGCATCGGCGGCCAGGATCCGCGTCGCCGCAACGACAATCTTCCAGCATCCGACCGTCGCGGCCCTCGCGGCCGCCATCGATGGCAGCGGCGGCGCGGTGCGCCAGCGGGTCGCGAAGTCGCGCGTGCTCGACAACCGCGAGCCGATCGCCGTCATCGCGATGGCCGGCCGCTTCCCCGGCGCCGATGACGTCGAGGGCTTCTGGGACAACCTGCTGCAGGGGCGCGACACGATCAGCAAGTTCCGCATCGACGAACTCGATCCGGCGGTCAGCGCCGCCGAGCGCAGCGATCCGGCCTACGTCGCGGCGCGCGGCGTGATCGACGGCGTGGAAATGTTCGACGCGGCGTTCTTCGGCATCGGCCCGCGCGAGGCCGAACTGATGGATCCGCAGCAACGCATCTTCCTGGAGCTGTGCTGGGAATGCCTGGAGCGCGGCGGTCATGCGCCCGATGCGACGACCGTGCCGGTCGGCGTCTTCGCCGGCATGAACAACGCGACCTACTTCCAGCGGCATGCATCGGCCCATCCGGAGCTGATCAATCGCGTCGGTGCATTGCAGGTGATGCTCGGCAACGAGAAGGACTACATCGCGACGCGCGTTGCGCACAAGCTCAACCTCAACGGCCCGGCGATCAGCCTCAACACCGCCTGCTCGACGTCGCTGGTGGCGATCTGCCAGGCAGTCGACAGCCTGCAGTCCGGACTGTGCGACATGGCCCTGGCCGGCGGCATCGCGGTGACCTGTCCGCCGCGCAGCGGTTACCTCTACCAGGAAGGTTCGATGCTGTCCCCGGACGGGCACACGCGCACCTTCGACGCCAATGCCAGGGGCACCGTGTTCGGTGACGGCGCTGCGGTGGTGCTGCTCAAGCGGCTGTCGGACGCGGTGGCCGATGGCAACCACGTCTTCGCGGTGATCCGCGGCGCGGCGCTCAACAACGACGGCAGCAACCGCGCCAGCTTCACTGCGCCGAGCAGCGAGGGCCAGGCGGCGGTGATCGCGATGGCGCACGACCGCGCCGGGATCGATCCGCGCAGCATCAGTTATGTCGAGGCGCATGGCACGGCGACGCCGCTGGGCGATCCGATCGAGATCGAAGGCCTGACCCGGGCGTTCCGTAGGGGCACCGCCGACACCGGCTTCTGCCGGATCGGCTCGCTCAAGAGCAACGTCGGCCACCTGGTGACCGCCGCCGGTGCGGCCGGCGTGATCAAGACCGCGCTGGCGCTGGACGAAAAGCGCATCCCGGCGAGCATTCATTTCGACTCCGCCAACCCGACCATCGACTTCGCCGCGTCGCCGTTCGTGGTCAACGCGCAGTTGAGCCCGTGGCACAGCGATGGCGGTCCGCGCCGCGCCGGCGTCAGTTCGTTCGGCCTGGGCGGCACCAATGCGCACGTGGTGATGGAAGAGGCGCCGGAGCAGGCGCCGTCGACGCCCGCGCAGGACCCGCAGTTGCTGGTCCTGTCGGCGCGTACCCCGGCCGCGCTGGGCGCGGCGGTGACGCGACTGGCCGACCACCTGCAGGCCAACCCGCACGAGAACCTGGCCGATGTCGCCTGGACGCTGGCGGTCGGCAGGAAGGCGTTCTCGCATCGCATCGCCGTGGTCGCCGACGACAACGCGGGCGCGATCGCCGCGCTGCGCGATCCCGATGCGCAGGCCGAAGCGGCGCGCAGCCGCCCGGCGCGGGCGGGCGAGGTTGTCTTCATGTTCCCGGGGCAGGGCGCCACGTACCCGGGGATGGGCCGCAGCCTGTACGAGCGTGAGGAGGCATTCCGCGACGCCCTCGACGAGTGCGCCATGATTGCGCGCGACGTGCTGGGCTTCGACCTGCGCGAGGCGATGTTCGACGAGGACGCACAGCGGCTGCTGCCGACCTCGGTCATGCAGCCGGCCACGTTCGCGATCGAGTATTCGCTGGCGCGGACCTGGATGAGCCGGGGCGTGATGCCCTCGGCGATGATCGGCCACAGCGTCGGCGAGTTCGTCGCCGCGACGCTCGCCGGCGTGTTCACCCTGTCCGATGCGCTGCGCCTGGTCGCCAGGCGCGGTGCGCTGATGCAGGCGCAGCCGCAGGGCGCGATGCTGTCGGTGCGCCTGCCGGCCGATTCGCTGCGTTCGCGACTGCCCGAGGGGATCTCGCTGGCGGCGGAGAACTCGCCGTTGGCCAGCGTCGTCGCCGGCCCCGGCGAAGCCGTCGCCCGGTTCCAGGCCGAGCTGGAAGCAGAAGGCGTCGCCTGCCGTGCATTGCGGACGTCGCACGCCTTCCACTCGGCAATGATGGAAGCGGTGGTCGCGCCGTTCCGCGAAGCCGTCGCGGCGGTGTCGATGAATGCGCCCTCGCTGCCCGTGGTCTCGACCGTCACCGGCGCCTGGCTGGATGCCGCCACGGCGACCTCGCCCGACTACTGGGCCCGCCACCTGCGCGAGCCGGTCTCTTTCTCGCCCGCGCTGCAGACCCTGCTGGACGTGCCGACCCGCGTGCTGCTGGAGGTCGGGCCGCGGACCACGCTCAACGCCCTCGCCCGGCAGCAGCCCGCGGTGCAGAAGCAGCGCATGGCCACGGTTTCGACCTTGTCCGACAGCCCCGAAAACGAGCTGCGCGACCTGCGCGCGGCCAGCGGACGGCTTTGGAGCCAGGGCGTGGCGATCGATCCGGCCAGCTTCGACCGGCGCGAGCGTCGACTTCGCCTTCGCCTGCCGACCTATCCGTTCGAGCGGCAACGTTATTGGGTGGAGGCGGTCACTCACGCCACGTCCAACGTCATCCCCCATCCCGCTATTGCGACAACCCCGAAACTGGAGCCCGTCATGCCGCAGTCCGCCTTGCCAGCCGCCGCGCCGTCCGCACAGCCCGAGGCAGGCTCCGCTCGCCGCGACCGCCTGATCGGCCAGCTGCGCGGCCTGTTCGAGAACGTCGCCGGCTTCGACATGGCCGATGCCGACACCGATACCAACTTCATCGAGCTGGGCCTGGACAGCCTGATGCTGACCCAGGTGGCGTTGCAGCTGCAGAAGACGTTCCCGGTCTCGATCGGGTTCCGCCAGCTGATGGGCGAGTGCTCCAGCCTGCAGCGGCTGGTCAGCGCGATCGATGCCCAGCTGCCGCCGGACGCGGTGGCAGCGCCCGTGGCGCCGCCGCCTGCATCCGTGCAGGCGCCAGCGGCCGCCGCCACCGCCACCGCGCCAATGGCGATGGCAATGCCCACCCTCGATGGCGGCAACGACTTCACCCGCCAGGTGATCGCCCAGCAGATGCAGCTGATGTCGCAGCAGCTGGCGCTGCTGTCGGGCGGTGCGGTCGCCGCTCCCGTTGCCGTGTCGGCACCGGTGCAGCAGCCCGTCGCGCCGGCACCCGTCGTTGCTACGCCTGCCGCCTCCAGTCCCGCAGCCGCCAGCGATGCCGGCGACGAAGACGTGGCCGCGCCGCAGATCAAGTACGACATCAAGAAGGCGTTCGGTGCGATCGCCCGGATCGACAACAACGCCCAGTTCGAGCTCAACCCGCAGCAGCGGCGCAAGCTCGATGCTTTCATGAGCCGCTACATCGCCCGCACCCGCAAGTCCAAGGACTACACCCAGGAGCATCGCGGCCACCTCGCCGATCCGCGCGTGGTCAACGGGTTCCGCCCGCTGGTGAAGGAGATCGTCTACCAGATCGTCGTCGAGCGTTCCAAGGGCTCGCACGTGCAGGACCTGGATGGCAACGACTACGTCGATGCGCTCAACGGATTCGGCATGAGCCTGTTCGGCTGGCAGCCGGAGTTCGTGCTCGACGCGGTGCGCAAGCAGCTCGACCTTGGCTACGAGATCGGCCCGCAGCATCCGGTGGCCGGCGAAGTCGCGCAGCTGATCTGCGAGGTCACCGGGCACGAGCGCGCCGCGCTGTGCAATACCGGTTCGGAAGCCGTGCTCGGCGCGCTTCGCGTCGCCCGCACCGTTACCGCCCGCAGCACGGTGGTGTTGTTCACTGGTTCCTACCACGGCATCGTCGATGAAGTGATCGTGCGCGGCACCAAGTCGCTGCGCGCGGTGCCGGCCGCGCCGGGCATCCTGCGCAACACCTCCGAGAACGTGCTGGTGCTCGACTACGGCACGCCCGAGTCGCTGGAGATCATCCGTTCGCGCGCCAGCGAGATCGCCGCGATCCTGATCGAGCCGGTGCAGAGCCGGCGCCTGGACTTCCGTCCGGTCGAGTTCCTCAAGGACCTGCGCCAGATCACCAGCGACAATGGCGCGCTGCTGATCTTCGACGAAGTCGTCACCGGTTTCCGCGCCAACCCGGGCGGCGTGCAGTCGATCTTCGGCATCAAGGCCGACCTGGCGACCTACGGCAAGGTCATCGGCGGCGGTTTCCCGATCGGCGTGATCGCCGGCAAGCGCGAGTACATGGACGCCCTCGATGGCGGCCACTGGCAGTACGGCGACGACTCGGTGCCTACCGTAGGCGTGACCTACTTCGCCGGCACCTTCGTCCGCCATCCGCTGGCGCTGGTCGCGGCCAAGGCCGTGCTGGAGCATTTCAAGCGCGAGGGCGGGGCATTGCAGCAGGGTCTCAATGCCCGCACCGAGGCCATGGTCGCCGACATCAATGCGTTCTGCGCAGAAGCCGGCGCGCCGGTGTCGGTGAAGCAGTTCGCCTCGGTCTGGAAGACCCACTTCCATGAGAACCATCCGCTGCAGGACCTGCTGTTCGCGCTGATGCGCAGCCGCGGCATCCACATCCTGGACAACTTCCCGTGCTTCCTCACCACGGCCCACAGCGACGAGGACATTGCCAAGATCGCCACCGCCTACAAGGAGTCGGTGGTCGAGATGCAGGACATGGAATTCCTGCCGCGCAACAGCGCCACGCCGCGCACGGTGATGGATGCGAGCAAGCCGGTCGTGCCGGGTGCGCGCATTGGCCGTGAGCCCGATGGCACCCCGGCGTGGTTCGTGCCGAACCCCGAGCAGCCCGGAAAGTACATGAAGGTGAGTGCATGA